One window of the Penaeus monodon isolate SGIC_2016 chromosome 1, NSTDA_Pmon_1, whole genome shotgun sequence genome contains the following:
- the LOC119576547 gene encoding uncharacterized protein LOC119576547 yields the protein MRKWRPSHVSAGDDWLTVHQIIIPRYYRSQILSLAHDSPMVGHLGINKTCNRIQKYFYWPGMRKDVVLYCKTCHKCQVVGKPNQKITAAPLYPIPAMSEPFSKVIVDCVGPLPKTKAESQGAVERFHQTLKNMIRTYCHDTEKEWDEGIPVLLFAVRESVQESLGFSPFELVFGHEARGPLKLLREKWLSSEGDSNILKYVMDFRSRLTKACELARANLSAAQTRMKSWYDKNTRPRSFSSRDKVLVFLPVPGASLKARYYGPYVVEKKINNLNYVIQTPGRRKKTRLCHINQMKPYFEVMIFL from the exons ATGAGGAAATGGAGACCTTCGCACGTGTCTGCTGGGGACGATTGGCTCACGGTGCATCAGATTATCATCCCGAGATATTATAGGAGCCAGATACTGAGTTTGGCTCATGATTCGCCAATGGTAGGGCATCTTGGTATTAATAAGACTTGTAAtaggatacaaaaatatttttactggCCGGGTATGAGGAAAGATGTAGTGCTTTACTGTAAGACGTGTCATAAGTGTCAGGTGGTCGGAAAACCGAATCAGAAAATCACCGCCGCCCCACTGTACCCAATACCTGCGATGTCTGAGCCATTCAGCAAAGTGATTGTAGACTGTGTAGGTCCTCTCCCGAAGACCAAGGCTG AATCCCAAGGTGCAGTAGAAAGGTTTCACCAAACTCTTAAGAATATGATCAGAACTTACTGTCATGACACGGAAAAAGAGTGGGATGAAGGTATACCTGTGTTACTATTTGCAGTCAGAGAGAGCGTTCAGGAGTCTTTAGGATTTAGTCCTTTTGAACTAGTCTTCGGCCATGAAGCAAGAGGTCCACTTAAGCTTTTGAGAGAGAAGTGGTTGAGTAGTGAGGGAGACTCAAACATTTTGAAGTATGTGATGGATTTTCGATCTAGACTAACAAAAGCTTGTGAACTGGCAAGAGCAAATTTAAGTGCGGCCCAGACACGCATGAAGTCGTGGTACGATAAGAATACTAGACCTCGATCTTTCTCCTCTAGGGATAAAGTGCTGGTCTTCTTACCCGTACCTGGGGCGTCACTAAAAGCACGGTACTACGGTCCTTATGTcgtagagaaaaagataaataacctaAATTATGTTATACAAACCCCAGGGAGACGTAAAAAGACGCGACTGTGTCACATTAATCAGATGAAGCCTTATTTCGAAGTAATGATTTTCCTATGA